The proteins below come from a single Syntrophobacterales bacterium genomic window:
- a CDS encoding DUF177 domain-containing protein, translating into MSFLKINVNTIPEEGLSLNFDRNGEWFRQFLAKDDAGGFLLQRLDFSCMVRKIGENVYVEGTIQVQAEIPCGRCLEMTELSLQAPFNYTFSPALPAPGEEAELNAADLDFQYYQGEIIDLDEIIFEQVMLLIPMKPLCKETCRGLCPNCGANLNNTTCDCRSEASDERLAVLKNIKLEH; encoded by the coding sequence GTGAGTTTTTTGAAGATCAATGTCAATACCATCCCCGAAGAGGGGCTGAGCCTGAATTTTGACAGGAACGGCGAATGGTTCCGCCAATTTTTGGCGAAAGATGACGCGGGCGGTTTTTTACTGCAGCGGCTCGACTTTTCCTGTATGGTGCGCAAGATTGGCGAGAACGTCTATGTTGAGGGGACGATCCAGGTGCAAGCGGAGATCCCCTGCGGTCGCTGCCTCGAAATGACGGAATTGTCGCTGCAGGCGCCCTTCAACTACACCTTTTCCCCGGCGCTGCCTGCACCGGGCGAGGAGGCGGAGCTGAACGCCGCGGATCTCGATTTTCAGTATTATCAGGGGGAGATCATCGATCTCGATGAGATTATTTTTGAGCAGGTCATGCTGCTGATACCCATGAAGCCGCTCTGCAAGGAAACATGCCGGGGTTTGTGCCCCAATTGCGGCGCCAATCTCAACAACACAACCTGCGACTGCCGGAGCGAGGCAAGCGACGAAAGGCTCGCTGTTTTAAAAAATATTAAGTTGGAACATTAA
- the rpmF gene encoding 50S ribosomal protein L32, producing the protein MANPVKRHSKSRKNMRRAHDFLKTPSLSTCSQCHEPKLPHHVCPTCGSYKGREVVPLEKAS; encoded by the coding sequence ATGGCAAATCCAGTTAAAAGGCATTCCAAATCAAGAAAAAACATGAGAAGGGCGCACGATTTTTTAAAAACGCCTTCATTATCGACATGTTCTCAGTGTCATGAGCCCAAGCTGCCGCACCATGTGTGTCCGACCTGCGGCTCCTACAAAGGCAGGGAAGTTGTGCCGCTGGAAAAGGCCTCCTGA
- a CDS encoding DUF2088 domain-containing protein encodes MQNEMLECSREVDMGSWKEMPLEYGRYQLFVRVPPECELIGMKPIPVVADPAAAYREALLHPQGCPTLGEIIRAKDKPPEQLTAAIAVSDITRPVPY; translated from the coding sequence ATGCAAAACGAGATGCTCGAATGTTCCCGTGAAGTTGATATGGGAAGTTGGAAGGAGATGCCGCTGGAGTATGGGCGCTACCAGCTCTTTGTCCGCGTTCCCCCGGAGTGCGAGCTCATCGGCATGAAGCCGATCCCGGTTGTCGCCGATCCCGCGGCCGCCTACCGGGAGGCGCTTTTGCATCCGCAGGGCTGCCCAACGCTCGGCGAGATTATCAGGGCGAAGGACAAGCCGCCCGAGCAGCTCACGGCAGCTATCGCCGTTTCCGATATTACCCGGCCGGTTCCCTACA